In the Moraxella osloensis genome, one interval contains:
- the miaA gene encoding tRNA (adenosine(37)-N6)-dimethylallyltransferase MiaA: MITADKQDVICLIAPTASGKTALAYELYETGKYRLISVDSALIYRDMNIGTAKPTREELAKYPHALVDIISSEQSYSVAQFVNDVDYHINLAHQQNKTPVLVGGTMMYYMALIQGINDIPATLPETRQQVTQLIAKHGIEQLHAYLTQVDPILGKQLKTTDTQRIGRAVEIYLQTGKPLSAWQNQPARALADNPHQRWQILAVMPDRDWLHKRIALRLDIMWQQGFLQEVIALRQQYHLTANLPSMRCVGYRQAWDFLEKIQNTTVFTHYNNEENFHEYMTRSLLNTHSSPIEDYRQTMQNEALYATRQLAKRQYTWMRKLVSTQQLVERFDIIPLTTIDEARTLLIKTN, translated from the coding sequence ATGATAACAGCCGATAAACAAGACGTGATTTGCCTTATAGCACCTACTGCCAGCGGTAAAACAGCGTTGGCGTATGAACTCTATGAAACGGGCAAATATCGTCTTATTTCGGTAGATTCTGCTTTGATTTATCGGGATATGAATATCGGTACTGCCAAACCGACACGTGAAGAATTGGCAAAGTATCCGCATGCGCTTGTTGACATCATCAGTTCTGAGCAAAGCTACAGCGTTGCCCAGTTTGTCAACGATGTGGACTATCATATCAATCTTGCTCATCAGCAAAATAAAACACCTGTGCTGGTGGGTGGAACCATGATGTACTATATGGCACTGATTCAAGGTATCAATGATATCCCAGCAACCTTGCCAGAGACTCGCCAACAAGTCACCCAACTGATTGCCAAGCACGGGATTGAACAGCTTCATGCTTATTTAACCCAGGTAGATCCCATCCTAGGTAAGCAACTCAAAACCACAGACACCCAAAGAATTGGCAGAGCGGTGGAAATCTATCTACAAACAGGTAAGCCATTAAGCGCTTGGCAGAATCAGCCCGCTAGGGCATTAGCCGACAATCCACATCAGCGTTGGCAAATTTTAGCCGTGATGCCAGATCGTGATTGGTTACACAAGCGCATCGCACTTCGGCTAGATATCATGTGGCAACAAGGTTTTTTACAAGAAGTGATTGCTCTGCGACAACAATATCACCTCACGGCTAATCTGCCATCTATGCGCTGCGTTGGCTATCGGCAAGCTTGGGATTTTTTAGAAAAAATACAAAATACAACAGTGTTTACACATTATAATAATGAAGAAAATTTTCATGAATATATGACGCGTTCTTTACTAAACACGCACAGCTCCCCAATTGAAGATTATAGACAAACTATGCAAAATGAGGCATTATATGCTACAAGACAGTTAGCAAAACGCCAATATACATGGATGCGTAAGCTGGTAAGTACACAACAATTGGTCGAGCGGTTTGATATAATACCCTTGACAACTATTGATGAGGCAAGAACGCTGCTAATAAAAACAAATTAA
- a CDS encoding helix-turn-helix domain-containing protein, which translates to MPKIYNQDLRDRAVNHWQKTGNKSKTARLFEINRNTLDDWIKLYQEQGNTKPKPFAPVGVKHIITDLVAFEDYVNAQEFDTAKQLREQYLKDHPDINISYNAFLQTLRRIKWSFKKRPRSLSKPTH; encoded by the coding sequence ATGCCCAAAATATACAACCAAGACTTACGAGACAGAGCCGTCAACCACTGGCAAAAGACAGGCAACAAAAGCAAAACAGCCAGGCTATTTGAAATCAACCGCAACACCCTTGATGACTGGATAAAGCTCTATCAAGAACAAGGGAATACCAAGCCAAAACCCTTTGCACCTGTTGGCGTAAAACACATTATCACTGACCTCGTCGCCTTTGAGGACTACGTTAACGCTCAGGAATTCGACACCGCAAAACAGCTTAGAGAACAATACTTAAAAGACCATCCTGATATCAATATTTCCTATAACGCCTTTTTACAAACCTTACGTCGAATCAAATGGAGTTTTAAAAAAAGACCCCGCTCTTTAAGCAAGCCGACTCACTAA
- the hfq gene encoding RNA chaperone Hfq, translated as MSKGQTLQDPFLNSLRKDRIPVSIFLVNGIKLQGQIESFDQYVVLLKNTVSQMVYKHAISTVVPARNPRSATPMPGTSGYGQSSQMGFGQAGGFEQSGYGANRTGFANRGGFGDRGFDGGGYDNDQRGYPQERTGFAQAPYDRSGFADRGFDSGYDNMNFEPTKDDANFDDDAKGNGEDKY; from the coding sequence ATGTCAAAAGGTCAAACACTACAAGACCCTTTCTTAAATTCTTTGCGAAAAGACCGTATTCCAGTGTCTATTTTTTTAGTCAATGGTATCAAGCTTCAAGGTCAAATCGAATCTTTCGATCAATATGTGGTGTTACTTAAAAACACTGTCAGTCAAATGGTCTATAAACACGCCATTTCAACAGTGGTCCCAGCCCGTAATCCACGTTCAGCCACGCCAATGCCAGGGACAAGTGGCTACGGTCAATCTAGCCAAATGGGCTTTGGTCAAGCAGGCGGTTTTGAACAATCAGGCTATGGCGCAAATCGCACAGGGTTTGCTAATCGTGGTGGCTTTGGCGATCGCGGTTTTGATGGCGGCGGTTATGACAATGACCAACGTGGCTACCCGCAGGAGCGTACAGGGTTTGCGCAAGCACCGTATGATCGTAGTGGTTTTGCTGACCGTGGTTTTGATAGCGGCTATGACAATATGAATTTTGAGCCTACCAAAGACGATGCCAATTTTGATGATGATGCAAAGGGCAATGGTGAAGACAAGTATTAA
- a CDS encoding IS630 family transposase codes for MLGLLLLTLSLTADNILFMDETGFYQRQYYTRSWSPIGKPCYAKIDANKGKRLNLMGAMRLNDFKLIAPVTFEGGCNRVIVENWLHTLGQSLPKDDKGNYPKRVLVLDNARFHHGGDLKKIAELYNIELTYLPPYSPELNPIEQLWAVIKQKVRLTLSKFDTLKDCVESCLV; via the coding sequence ATGCTAGGCTTACTGCTATTAACCTTGAGCCTTACCGCTGACAACATCCTATTTATGGATGAAACAGGATTTTATCAAAGGCAATATTACACCCGCAGTTGGTCGCCTATTGGCAAGCCTTGTTATGCCAAAATCGATGCCAATAAGGGTAAACGCTTAAACTTAATGGGAGCCATGCGATTAAATGACTTTAAACTCATCGCACCTGTTACCTTTGAAGGTGGTTGTAACCGTGTGATAGTTGAAAACTGGCTACACACGTTGGGGCAATCTTTGCCAAAAGATGATAAGGGCAATTATCCAAAACGTGTATTGGTGTTGGATAATGCCAGATTTCATCATGGTGGCGATTTAAAGAAAATTGCGGAACTTTATAATATTGAACTGACGTACTTACCGCCTTACTCACCTGAACTTAATCCGATTGAGCAGTTGTGGGCAGTCATCAAGCAAAAGGTTCGTTTAACGCTAAGCAAGTTTGATACGCTTAAGGATTGTGTTGAAAGTTGCCTGGTATAA
- the lptB gene encoding LPS export ABC transporter ATP-binding protein, with the protein MSQPQANQTLIMQHLAKRYGKRWVVKDVSFSVEQGQVVGLLGPNGAGKTTSFYMVVGLVNMDKGQIQLGNRDLSALSMHERAAAGIGYLPQEASIFRKLTVEENILSILQTRKDLDKAGQQQQLKQLIGEFNLGHVRHSLGMSVSGGERRRCEIARSLASNPKFILLDEPFAGVDPISVGDIKEVIIKLKQRGIGVLITDHNVRETLAICEHAYIVSEGQIIAAGTPAHILDNELVRKVYLGENFMV; encoded by the coding sequence ATGTCGCAACCGCAAGCCAACCAGACTCTAATCATGCAGCACCTTGCCAAACGCTATGGCAAGCGTTGGGTGGTTAAAGATGTGTCTTTTTCCGTAGAACAAGGGCAAGTGGTTGGGTTACTCGGTCCAAATGGGGCGGGCAAGACCACCAGCTTTTATATGGTCGTTGGTCTGGTCAATATGGACAAAGGCCAAATACAGCTCGGCAATCGGGATTTGTCGGCATTGTCCATGCACGAGCGCGCCGCAGCAGGCATTGGCTACTTACCGCAAGAAGCGTCAATTTTTCGCAAATTAACCGTTGAAGAAAATATTTTATCGATTTTGCAGACTCGCAAAGATTTGGATAAAGCGGGGCAGCAGCAGCAACTTAAGCAGCTGATTGGGGAATTTAATTTGGGTCATGTGCGCCACTCATTAGGGATGAGCGTGTCAGGCGGTGAGCGCAGACGCTGTGAGATTGCTCGCAGCCTTGCCTCAAATCCCAAGTTTATTTTGCTTGACGAGCCTTTTGCGGGAGTCGACCCGATTTCAGTAGGCGATATCAAAGAGGTGATTATTAAGCTCAAACAGCGCGGTATCGGCGTGCTCATCACCGATCACAACGTGCGTGAGACTTTGGCTATCTGTGAACATGCCTATATTGTCAGTGAAGGACAAATTATTGCGGCAGGCACGCCAGCGCATATTTTAGATAATGAGTTGGTACGTAAGGTCTACTTGGGTGAGAACTTCATGGTCTAG
- the lptC gene encoding LPS export ABC transporter periplasmic protein LptC, with translation MSTKTLFILGLLFIIVSAYFYAQNDARLTQVSLKPTDIDYQAEQIKALQTTETGSVGYQLTAAQVTHYQNANTAVMSKPQIVIRPKNEREVTLVADQAQLDENKQIAKLIGNVTLTSVPLLTQNTSMSNLPVKMIGNNFVGDLVNNTVMTNEPLTFIHGNNRFDAKQFSGDLATGDYGFGQVSVTIEPAQ, from the coding sequence GTGTCAACAAAAACGCTATTTATTTTAGGCTTATTATTTATTATCGTATCGGCCTATTTTTATGCGCAAAACGATGCTCGCTTGACCCAAGTGTCACTCAAACCGACCGATATTGATTACCAAGCAGAGCAAATCAAAGCGCTACAAACGACCGAAACAGGTAGTGTTGGCTATCAGTTAACAGCGGCGCAAGTAACCCATTACCAAAATGCCAATACCGCCGTGATGTCTAAACCGCAGATTGTTATCCGCCCAAAAAATGAGCGTGAAGTAACCTTGGTGGCAGACCAAGCGCAATTGGATGAAAATAAGCAGATTGCCAAACTGATAGGTAACGTGACCTTAACCAGCGTTCCGTTGCTCACCCAAAATACTAGTATGTCGAATTTGCCGGTTAAAATGATAGGTAACAACTTTGTCGGTGATTTGGTCAATAATACAGTAATGACTAATGAACCGCTTACCTTTATCCATGGGAATAATCGGTTTGATGCCAAACAATTTAGTGGTGACTTGGCAACGGGTGATTACGGTTTTGGACAAGTGAGTGTGACGATTGAACCTGCACAGTAG
- a CDS encoding 6-pyruvoyl trahydropterin synthase family protein, which produces MRIRKLFKFENAHIVRNCSSDRCKYSIHGHSYQIELILEAHRLDHGQMVYDFGLLKSSIKDIIDSFDHAICFWNKDDPDYIDACKKFSARWISLPVSPSAEQFSRVVFFWAREILKQTQMQNGETDVKVYSVIAHETATGYAQCFEDDVDNAQMGALTLGDFEFSEQVKAEWHDPLMYDKLKKGEKFVNPTVVLQVD; this is translated from the coding sequence ATGAGAATTAGAAAGCTGTTTAAATTTGAAAATGCCCATATTGTGCGCAATTGTAGCTCCGATCGCTGCAAGTACTCGATTCATGGGCATAGTTACCAAATCGAGCTGATTTTAGAAGCGCACCGCCTCGATCACGGGCAAATGGTGTATGATTTTGGGCTGTTAAAATCATCGATTAAAGACATCATTGATAGTTTTGATCATGCTATTTGTTTTTGGAATAAAGATGACCCTGACTATATTGACGCCTGTAAAAAATTTAGCGCGCGCTGGATTAGTTTGCCTGTCTCGCCCTCGGCAGAGCAGTTTAGCCGCGTGGTATTTTTTTGGGCAAGAGAAATCTTAAAACAAACCCAAATGCAAAACGGCGAAACCGATGTCAAAGTGTATTCCGTCATCGCGCATGAAACAGCGACAGGTTATGCCCAATGCTTTGAAGACGATGTCGATAATGCCCAAATGGGCGCCTTGACGCTGGGGGATTTTGAATTTAGCGAGCAAGTAAAAGCCGAATGGCATGACCCCTTGATGTATGACAAATTAAAAAAAGGCGAGAAATTTGTCAATCCGACAGTGGTTTTACAAGTTGACTAA
- the mutL gene encoding DNA mismatch repair endonuclease MutL gives MPDNRIHKLSPLLINQIAAGEVVTRPASVVKELIENAIDANATHIRIDIEQGGLGLIQISDNGMGIHPDDMTLAVTRHATSKLANVSELVGIHSLGFRGEALASIAAISHLTLTSSHNDSGIGQQLSVSGSEVSQATIRPIVKHRGTCVSVRDLYFNVPGRRSHLKSMATEFAHIEQVVQRLAISFADVQIELYHQDKLRFSLTQSAQAPHHSLEGAALPFLPAFSLARLEQALNLPLAEIAQPFYLSLQGLQAQTEDLSAQVTGWFFIAHKNNLPKLIYINHRLVSDLAISQAIQKVGRKLGIGIDNSLQMGYALSFELPAEWINVNIHPSKQQVKIQPLTNILAWLSQHMLEQLPPKMTALNTLQQQACMTKTNNSHVDKFQNLPAGEATPIHYIKPNDQPKPTNHITHVAENHSLYQLATQMGNQMATKGAVDRLTDSDSIQLVILFENKHEFERQHEFKSKHQTFALIFWQGYFYLIDLQYHHIGSYDKAYVQSYLNQADFTHIADNAIRVSETDMLQWLLSHSHLPNSQSSQQSPE, from the coding sequence TTGCCTGACAACCGTATTCATAAATTATCCCCACTGCTTATCAACCAAATCGCCGCTGGCGAGGTAGTGACGCGTCCTGCTTCTGTGGTCAAAGAACTGATTGAAAATGCGATCGATGCCAACGCTACTCATATTCGAATCGATATCGAACAAGGCGGGCTTGGGTTGATTCAAATTAGTGACAACGGCATGGGGATTCATCCTGACGATATGACGCTTGCGGTCACTCGCCATGCCACCAGTAAACTTGCTAATGTCAGCGAGTTGGTTGGTATTCATAGTTTAGGCTTTCGCGGCGAGGCACTAGCGAGCATTGCAGCGATATCGCATCTGACATTAACCAGTAGTCACAATGACAGCGGGATAGGGCAGCAGCTGAGCGTGAGCGGTAGTGAGGTAAGCCAAGCTACTATTCGTCCTATCGTCAAACATCGCGGCACGTGTGTCAGCGTTCGCGATTTGTACTTTAATGTGCCAGGCAGACGCTCGCACCTAAAAAGTATGGCCACAGAATTTGCCCATATTGAACAAGTCGTGCAGCGATTAGCGATTAGTTTTGCCGATGTGCAGATTGAATTATATCATCAAGACAAGTTGCGTTTTAGCTTAACGCAGTCAGCCCAAGCGCCTCATCACAGTTTAGAGGGTGCTGCATTGCCTTTTTTGCCGGCTTTTAGTTTGGCACGACTTGAACAAGCGTTAAATTTGCCATTGGCTGAGATTGCACAGCCATTTTATTTATCGCTGCAAGGTTTACAAGCACAGACAGAGGATTTAAGTGCCCAAGTCACCGGCTGGTTTTTTATCGCCCATAAAAATAATCTGCCAAAACTTATTTATATCAATCATCGTTTGGTCAGTGATTTGGCGATTAGTCAAGCCATACAAAAAGTGGGTCGCAAGCTAGGTATTGGCATCGATAATTCGCTACAAATGGGCTATGCGTTGTCTTTTGAACTGCCTGCCGAGTGGATAAATGTCAATATTCACCCAAGTAAACAACAAGTCAAAATCCAACCATTGACCAATATATTAGCTTGGTTGTCTCAGCATATGCTAGAGCAATTGCCGCCTAAAATGACAGCGCTAAACACCCTGCAACAGCAAGCTTGCATGACAAAAACTAATAACAGTCACGTCGATAAATTTCAAAACTTGCCTGCGGGTGAAGCTACCCCCATTCACTATATAAAGCCTAATGACCAACCCAAACCCACCAATCACATAACTCATGTTGCCGAAAATCACTCGCTTTATCAGCTGGCAACCCAGATGGGAAATCAGATGGCGACAAAGGGTGCGGTTGATAGGTTAACGGATAGCGACTCGATACAGCTAGTGATTTTATTTGAAAACAAGCATGAATTTGAAAGACAGCATGAATTTAAAAGTAAGCATCAAACTTTTGCTTTAATTTTTTGGCAAGGATATTTTTATCTGATTGATTTACAATACCATCATATAGGCAGTTATGATAAAGCGTATGTTCAATCTTATTTGAATCAAGCTGATTTTACCCACATTGCCGATAATGCCATTCGAGTCAGTGAAACTGACATGCTACAATGGCTGCTGTCGCATTCGCATTTACCTAATTCCCAGTCATCCCAACAATCCCCAGAATAA
- a CDS encoding KpsF/GutQ family sugar-phosphate isomerase — protein MDASVDYLKHAKDAIKTEQHALDLLIEQLDERFVTACHLIENCQGRVVVTGMGKSGLIGRKIAATFASTGTPSFFMHPGEAGHGDLGMLVKGDVLIGISNSGESDEIRTLLPVVKKLGIPLISISRDKRGILPRSADVALTLGASEEACPLGLAPTSSTTATLALGDALAVALVHSKHFTSEDFALSHPAGALGRKLLTQVKDLMHVNNLPTIDEHSTLNEALFSMTGGRLGMTVITNESNQVVGVFTDGDLRRSLARQLGLDTPISQVMSTNPKSVNPDVRASDALTLMNEQKINQLLIINDDKTLAGILTLHELLHAGVN, from the coding sequence TTGGATGCATCGGTTGATTATTTAAAGCATGCCAAAGACGCTATCAAAACAGAACAACATGCTTTAGATTTGCTGATTGAACAGCTAGATGAACGATTTGTGACCGCTTGCCATTTGATTGAAAATTGTCAGGGGCGTGTGGTGGTGACAGGTATGGGTAAGTCAGGGCTTATTGGTCGCAAAATTGCAGCGACTTTTGCCTCAACGGGAACGCCGTCTTTTTTTATGCACCCTGGTGAAGCAGGTCATGGCGACTTAGGCATGTTGGTCAAAGGCGATGTGTTAATTGGCATCTCGAACTCAGGTGAGTCAGATGAAATCCGCACGTTACTGCCCGTTGTAAAAAAACTGGGCATTCCGCTCATTAGTATCAGCCGCGACAAACGTGGTATTTTGCCAAGATCTGCCGATGTGGCGTTGACTTTAGGGGCGTCTGAAGAAGCTTGTCCCCTTGGCTTGGCACCGACATCAAGTACCACAGCTACTTTGGCACTGGGAGATGCGCTAGCGGTGGCATTGGTGCATAGTAAGCATTTTACCTCAGAAGATTTTGCTTTATCGCACCCTGCAGGGGCATTGGGTCGCAAATTATTAACCCAAGTAAAAGACTTGATGCATGTAAATAACCTGCCAACCATTGATGAGCATTCGACGCTTAACGAAGCCTTGTTCAGCATGACGGGTGGCAGACTGGGGATGACGGTGATTACCAATGAAAGCAATCAAGTCGTGGGTGTATTCACCGATGGCGACTTGCGCCGTAGCTTAGCGCGCCAATTGGGGCTTGATACGCCGATTAGTCAGGTGATGTCAACCAATCCAAAGTCCGTCAATCCTGATGTTCGTGCGTCTGATGCGCTCACATTAATGAATGAACAAAAGATAAATCAGCTATTAATCATTAATGATGATAAGACTTTGGCGGGTATTTTGACCTTGCATGAGCTGCTGCATGCGGGTGTGAATTAA
- a CDS encoding PACE efflux transporter, producing MTTKARIWQAILFETIAILLSLGWVKLLSFFGFTGSESQHNSSILALLIGISLIAMIWTFIYNLLFDKFFTGEKLARPLWLRVLHIVGFEGGLLGFTLPLVMWVMNIGLWQAFMLDISLTLLILVYGFIFYWIYDLVAHKYSRK from the coding sequence ATGACCACCAAAGCACGCATCTGGCAAGCGATTTTATTTGAGACAATCGCTATACTGCTATCATTAGGCTGGGTAAAATTACTCAGCTTTTTTGGCTTTACGGGTAGTGAATCGCAGCATAACTCAAGTATATTGGCGCTACTGATTGGTATTTCGCTTATCGCCATGATTTGGACATTTATTTATAACTTATTGTTTGATAAATTTTTTACCGGTGAAAAACTGGCTCGTCCGCTATGGCTACGGGTACTGCATATAGTGGGTTTTGAAGGTGGCTTGTTGGGCTTTACCTTACCACTGGTCATGTGGGTGATGAATATTGGACTTTGGCAGGCGTTTATGCTCGATATTTCGTTGACCTTACTTATTTTGGTATATGGGTTTATTTTTTACTGGATTTATGACCTGGTCGCCCATAAATATAGTCGCAAATAA
- a CDS encoding response regulator, translating into MIRVLVVDDHDLVRMGIVRMLSDSPDIDVIGEAADGETAIIKTKQLKPDVVLLDVNMPTIGGLEVTKRLLQTDKNTKILAVSSLVQQPYPSMLIKAGVSGYITKGTPLDEMIKGIKKVHQGGRYFSADVAEQLADILFTDNSESPFDALSEREMQVAMMVVNCKSPQQIADQLFVSVKTVNTYRYRIFEKLNIDSDVKLTHLAMRHGLIQP; encoded by the coding sequence ATGATTAGAGTATTGGTCGTTGACGATCATGATTTAGTCCGAATGGGCATCGTACGGATGCTGTCAGATAGCCCTGACATCGATGTGATTGGTGAAGCTGCTGATGGTGAAACCGCGATTATCAAAACCAAACAATTAAAACCTGATGTGGTGTTACTTGATGTCAATATGCCTACCATTGGCGGCTTAGAAGTCACCAAGCGCTTGCTGCAAACCGATAAAAATACCAAGATTTTGGCGGTCAGCTCTTTGGTTCAGCAGCCCTACCCATCCATGCTCATCAAAGCAGGGGTGAGTGGCTATATCACCAAAGGAACACCGCTTGATGAGATGATTAAAGGCATCAAAAAAGTCCACCAAGGCGGGCGTTATTTTAGCGCCGATGTTGCCGAGCAGCTTGCTGATATTTTATTCACTGACAATTCAGAGTCGCCATTTGATGCGCTAAGTGAGCGAGAAATGCAGGTGGCGATGATGGTGGTCAATTGTAAAAGTCCACAGCAAATCGCCGATCAGTTGTTTGTAAGTGTCAAAACAGTCAATACCTACCGCTATCGTATTTTTGAAAAGCTTAATATCGACAGTGATGTCAAACTTACCCATTTGGCTATGCGTCACGGTTTGATTCAACCCTAA
- the lptA gene encoding lipopolysaccharide transport periplasmic protein LptA, with amino-acid sequence MAGGVSVAGILAASNVANALPSDANEPIRLLADKATYSERSGVTSYTGNVTITQGTLKMAADNLTVNLTPTRAIESAVATGRPATIQQIVTQEKGLAKGQANRIDYNVKTGLVTLTGNARLTQNGGSFSGNVIHYSLKVGDIEAKAGNNQRVELVFPPQASNRVGVRNR; translated from the coding sequence ATGGCTGGCGGTGTGTCAGTTGCTGGCATCCTTGCGGCATCGAACGTGGCAAACGCCCTGCCATCAGACGCCAATGAGCCGATTCGGTTGTTGGCAGACAAAGCGACGTACAGTGAGCGCTCTGGGGTGACAAGCTATACAGGCAACGTCACCATTACCCAAGGCACGCTCAAAATGGCGGCGGATAATTTAACCGTCAATTTGACGCCAACCCGCGCCATCGAAAGCGCAGTCGCAACAGGGCGTCCTGCCACTATCCAACAAATTGTGACACAAGAGAAGGGCTTGGCGAAAGGTCAGGCGAATCGAATTGATTACAATGTCAAAACAGGGCTTGTCACCCTCACGGGTAATGCGCGCTTGACCCAAAATGGTGGTAGTTTTTCTGGCAATGTCATCCATTACAGTCTAAAAGTGGGTGATATTGAGGCAAAAGCAGGGAATAACCAACGTGTTGAGCTAGTATTTCCGCCACAAGCGAGCAACCGTGTTGGCGTTCGCAATCGCTAG
- a CDS encoding KdsC family phosphatase, translating into MQSLLTKAKNVKLLVMDVDGVLSDGKIIYDANSVETKGFNVQDGFGIQRIHQAGIQTAIITGRTSDIVTHRAKELKITHLVQGREDKLTALNELLANIGISLAECAYIGDDWPDIKALQSVGFAAAVANANGEVIKRVDMVTTRSGGQGAVRELCDLILKATGHYDDILASYVV; encoded by the coding sequence ATGCAAAGTCTGCTCACTAAAGCAAAAAACGTTAAACTATTGGTCATGGATGTGGATGGTGTGTTGTCCGATGGAAAAATTATCTATGATGCCAACAGTGTTGAAACCAAAGGCTTTAATGTTCAAGATGGCTTTGGTATTCAGCGTATTCACCAAGCAGGGATTCAAACTGCCATTATAACGGGTCGTACTAGCGACATTGTCACGCATCGCGCCAAAGAATTAAAAATTACCCATCTAGTGCAAGGGCGGGAAGACAAATTAACGGCGCTCAATGAATTGTTAGCTAATATTGGTATCTCGCTAGCAGAATGTGCTTATATCGGTGATGATTGGCCAGATATCAAAGCCTTGCAATCCGTCGGATTTGCTGCAGCCGTGGCAAATGCCAATGGTGAGGTCATCAAACGGGTCGATATGGTTACCACACGCTCAGGCGGACAAGGGGCTGTTCGTGAGTTATGTGATTTGATATTAAAAGCAACGGGTCATTACGATGATATTTTGGCAAGTTATGTGGTTTAG
- the tsaE gene encoding tRNA (adenosine(37)-N6)-threonylcarbamoyltransferase complex ATPase subunit type 1 TsaE: MNKTILLKSETDTQAFAKELTKMNLTGSVWLSGDLGAGKTTLTRYWLQAMGHTGAVKSPTFTLVEPYRITQDDGTIKPVYHADLYRLNDPEELEFIGFYEYQDEPNSLVIIEWASRAAGYLTPPNATIDIKRLDDEQREVTISFA; encoded by the coding sequence ATGAATAAAACTATTCTCTTAAAATCCGAAACCGATACCCAAGCCTTCGCTAAAGAGCTTACCAAAATGAATTTAACCGGTAGCGTCTGGCTGTCGGGTGATTTGGGTGCGGGCAAGACCACGCTTACCCGCTATTGGCTTCAAGCAATGGGGCATACAGGCGCGGTAAAAAGCCCGACTTTTACCCTGGTTGAACCTTATCGTATTACGCAGGACGATGGTACAATTAAGCCGGTTTACCATGCCGATTTATACCGTCTCAATGATCCTGAAGAATTGGAATTTATCGGTTTTTATGAATATCAAGATGAGCCAAATAGTTTGGTGATTATTGAATGGGCGAGTCGTGCAGCAGGCTATTTGACGCCGCCCAATGCCACCATTGATATCAAACGCCTGGATGACGAACAACGAGAAGTGACGATAAGTTTTGCCTGA